DNA from Bacteroides zoogleoformans:
TGCAATTGGAGCAATCAAAATGATTGGTCGGTTCAATGAAGTTACAATAGAGCATAGGGGCGTGTCAAGAACGTCTTTGTGATTATTTATAGGTGCGGATTACGCGGATTTAGTTCATCAAGAACATGCTGATTCGTGGAATCCGTACCTGATTTTTATATACTCATGCATGGTAACCAAGACTACATCTGCCAAATCCCGGCATAAGACTGCCGGAGCCCGTCGTCGTCTTTCTTCGAGGGGAAAAAAGAGAATGCAGTCTCACACAATGTCCGCATGGTTGCGTAATCTTTTGGTTGTCTGTATCATTCTGGCTTTTTCTTCCGGATTCTATTTCTTTTTTATTCGTCCTTATGCCTATCGTTGGAAGCCATGTCATGGCCGGAAAGGATATGGCGTATGTATGCCTTGCGATTATGAGGTGCATGGCCTGGATATTTCTCACTATCAGGGGAAGATAGACTGGGAAGAGTTGGTTCGCAACAAAGAGGCCGAATATCCTATTCATTTTATCTTTTTAAAGGCTACCGAAGGGGGCGATCATGGTGATGATACATTTACGCAAAACTTCGGGCAAGCACGCAAACATGGCTTTATCCGTGGAGCTTATCATTATTTTATTCCTAAGACTGATGCTCGCAAGCAAGCCGATTTTTTTATCCGTACCGTACAGTTGACAAAGGGCGATCTGCCCCCGGTGCTCGATGTGGAAACTATCGATAAGAAATCTCCCGAAGAACTTAAAGGAGCTGTAAAAATCTGGTTAGACAGGGTAGAGGCTCATTATGGCGTGAAGCCTATCCTTTATACTTCCTATAAATTCAAGGAACGCTATCTCAGTGACTCCATCTTCAATACATATCCATATTGGATAGCCCATTATTATGTGGATTCTGTGCGCTATGAAGGCAAATGGCACTTCTGGCAGCATACTGACGTGGGCACCGTTCCCGGCATCAAGGAAGAAGTGGACTTGAATGTATTTAACGGAACGTTGGAGCAGTTGCAGGCACTTACATTGCAGGAGTAGGGGCTTTATGGCAACTTGAACATTATTGCCGCCCATTGATTTTTCTCACGATGGTGCATGAGGTGCAACCCGTTGCTTTCGGCTTCGGCTTGTATGGCAGGGATATCATTCACGTAGAAACCACTCATCAAGAGGCTGCCTCCTTGGTTCAGGCGGCTGACATAATGCTTCATGTCATTCAACAGAATGTTACGGTTGATATTGGCAATGATGATGTCGAACGGTCCCTTGTCTTTCAACGAAGATGCGTCTCCTTGAAATATGTCGATGTTGTCCGCGCCATTCAACTCTATATTCTCGAGAGAATTGCGCACGCACCACTCGTCTATGTCGATGGCGGTACAAGGAGTTGCACCGCGCATACGCGCCAGTATGGCAAGGATAGAAGTGCCGCATCCCATGTCGAGCAACGACTTTTCTTTCAGGTCACTGTCCAATAACTCGCCGATGATAAGGCTGGTCGTTTCGTGATGTCCTGTGCCGAAGGCCATCTGAGGATTAATGACGATGTCATATTCCGCTTGAGGTATATCTTTGTGAAAAGTACTATGAATAACACACCGATTGTCGATAACGATAGGTTGGAAGAAGTTTTTTTCCCACTCCTCATTCCAGTTTCTGTCTTCTGCTTCCGTATAGTTGTATTCTATATTCACATCGGGTAGGGGAAACTCTGCGAGCGCTTCCTCCAAAGCCGATTCATTGTAAAGGTCTTTTTGGATATAGGCATTGATGCCATCGGTCTGTTCGACAAAACTTTCGAAGCCGGCTTCGGCCAAGACTGCGGACAGGACATCGTTTACGACTTCTGTGCATGGGGTGGTTTGGAAAGTAAATTCTAAATATTTCATAGGAATATAGCTGTTTGTTAAATGTGGGGCATGATGGTAAGAAACAAACTTATTTTTGTCTATATTTGTTTCTTGTATGCAAAAGTACATAAAAAGCATGAGCTTTTTACACCGGCATAATAAAGAAATCATTTTTTTCTTTAGAGGAAAGATAGCATAAAAATTCGGTTCTGTAAGCAAGTCGCATTGATGTTTGACAGATTGTTTCCACATTCGGTGCGGCGAACAAGTGTTTAGGGAATTCCCTATGTAACTTTGGGGAAAATCTGCTGTATGAGGAAAAATCCGGCATTATCTTTGTGATGTGGAGAGATAGATAGGTGTTAAATCAAAAAATAGATAAGTATGAAAAAGATTGTTTTTTTATCGCTTTTTGCCTTGTGCCTCCCTTGGACATTGGTGGCACAAAGTGTAGATGACGACCTTTACTACGTTCCTTCCAAGAAAAAAAAGGAGGTGAGGCAAGAGAAGAAAGCAACCGAGCCGACGGAGGAGATCGTAATAAAGTCGGATGCACCGGCCACTGTATATTCATCACGGGGTAATACTACTGTTGTCGTAAAAGGACGTAAGGGTAACGTCCGTGATGTGGACGAATACAATCGTCGTTATGATTCCCGCAAGAATGACTTTGTGATGAAGAATGACACGCTGTACATTGAAGAAAAAGAACAGCCGGAACCGGATGGAGAGTGGGTTGGCGGCCGTTTCGAAGGTTCGGAAGATGATTACGAGTATGCTACCCGTATAATCCGCTTCCGCAATCCCCGTTATGCCATCAGCATCAGTAGCCCGCTGTATTGGGATGTGGTGTATGGGCTGAATTCGTGGGAGTGGAATGTATATACCGATGGTCTGTATGCTTATGCTTTCCCAACATTTACGAACCGTTTATGGTGGGATTGGCGATACAATTCTTATGGCTGGTGGGGCGGTTATCCCTACTATGGCTGGGGATGGAACGGCTGGTATGGCCCGGACTGGCACTTTGGATTCAGCTGGGGAGGCTGGTACGGAGGTAGCTGGTGGGGATATCATCATTACTATCCTCCTTATTATGGCGGCTGGTATCATGGAGGCGACTATTGGGGAGGAGGCTATGGCCGGGACAGGAGAAGTGTTTATACCAATCGCCGTTCGTCCGGTCCGTCTCATGTATATCGGAATAACGTAGGCTCAACTCGCCGCTCTTCACAATATATCAACAGTGGAGAGACAGCACGCAGAAGCTTGCAAAACGACCGGGAGAATGCCGGATACATAAGAAGAAGTGCGAGCGACGGAACCCGTCGTGTTATCGGTACGCGTTCTTCGTCCTCATCTTCTTCAGAGGTGCGTAGGGAAGCGGCCGGTCGCATGGATGCTTCTTCCACTCGTCGTTCGGTTTATACTCGTCCGAGCAGTACCCGTAGAAACTCATACGGGGACAATGTGGAAAGCACCCGTCGTACGATGGACGTAAACCGTTCAAGCGAGTTTAGTCGTTCATACTCTACCGAGTCTTCGCCTCGCAGAAGCTCAAGCTATAGCAGAGGGTCTTCCGAAACGCGCAGTTATTCTAATGACAACAATACCACAAGACGCTCTTACAATGATACGCGCTCGTACAGTAACAGTCGTTCATCTTCCGACTTTTCTTCCGGCAGCAGCTCTCGCTCCTTTTCCGGCGGCGGTTCTTCCGGTGGTGGAGGTGAAACTCGTCGTTCCAGCAGTGGTGGCGGTTCCACCAGAAGAAGATAATTGAGTATTAAACAAGAACGAATCATGGAAAAGAAAATAGGAATGATGGCCCTAACCATGCTTGCTGCTGTAAGTGTAAGGGCGCAATCGGCATACGATGCCACGAATATTGCAAGTAGCGACCTGAATGGTACCGCCCGCTTTGTAGGCATGGGCGGCGCTATGGGGGCATTGGGAGGAGATATTTCGACTATCGGTACGAATCCGGCAGGTATCGGCCTGTATCGGAGCAACGATGCCATGTTCTCTTTGAGCTTCTCAAGTGTCGGTACGGAGAGTAAAATCGGTGGACAGACGTTTAATGTGGATAAGAATCACTGGAGCTTTGATAATATGGGTTTCGTGCTTTCTACAAAGGTGGGAAATCAAACGGCATTGCGTTATGTGAATTTTGCTTTTAATTATAAGAAGCAGAAGTCATTCTTTCGCACAACCGATATGGCCGGACAATTGAAATTTTCGCAAATAGATTTGATGACAAATCAGGCAAATAGAATGTATCAGTATAACTCGGTTGATTTGTTGGAGTTGAAGGAGAAGCAAAAAAATCCATATGATGATAATAGAGTAGGCTGGTTGGGTGCTTTGGCTTTTGATGCCGATTTGATTGCAACAGACGACAACCCCAAGGCTCCTTTTTATAACTTCGGGTATGAGCCTTATGCGAAATATCGCTCTCGCGAAACGGGAGGGGTGCAACGGTATGATTTTAATCTCGCTTTGAATGTTCAGGATCGTGTCTATCTTGGTTTTACCGTTGGGGCAAACGATGTGGACTACCGTAAATCCTATTATTATTCGGAGGAAAATAAGAAAATAGGCGATACTTATACCCTTAGTAGTGAAAATGGTATTGAAGGCATCGGATGGGATGCCACATTGGGCGTCATAGTTCGTCCTTTTGCCGAATCGCCGTTGCGTTTGGGGGTGGCAATACATACTCCCACCTACTATAGCTTGACTTATAGGACAAGGGCTGCTATAGAATCGAACCTTTGGTATAAGAATGATAAAACAGGCGAACAGTTTCAGAAAAAGAAATCGTTTAGCACCTACTATGAGTTGAATGATAAAGATATGAAACGGGAGTTCGACCTGAGCACTCCGTGGAGATATAATGTCAGTTTAGGATATACGGTAGGAAGTAGTTTAGCTTTAGGTGCCGAGTATGAGTATGAAGATCTCTCTTCAATGAAGTTCTATTATCCTGAAGGCGATGAGATGGAGTTTGAAACAGAACAGGTAAAGTTGACCGATAAAGGCGTACACACTTTTCGTGTGGGGGCGGAATATAAGGTTATTCCTCAGTTTGCACTGCGCATGGGCTATACCAATTCTTCTGCTGCTTATCGGGCCGATGCGGTCAAGGTACTGTCTCCAAACTCGATTAATACGGATACTGACTTTTCCAATGCCAAGTCTTTGAGTAATTATACATTGGGTATTGGTTATAGAGGGACGTCGTTTTATGCTGATTTGACGTATAAGTATTCTACTCAGAAAGCGGACTTATATCCTTTTGCTTTCTCAGACGACAGACCGGCTGTGACTAAAGTAACCAATACACGCAGTCAGGTGTTGTTTACTTTGGGAATGCGATTCTAAAAGCTGTTTCGATTGACAAACCGGTAGTTTTAAGCAACAAACATAAACGGTGGTGCCCAGAATCAGATGATGTATATGCTGTCATTCTGATTTTGGGCACCGCCGTTTTATGTTTATACTCAGAAATTAAACTACCAATACCATGCCACTCCCAACGAGTAAGGAGACACTTCCGGGCCTTTACCTTTTTGGAATAATCCTTGAGCGGAATAGCGCAAATAGAAGCCTATATTGGCATAACCGGCTTGCGCCAACAAGCCTATGCCTACGGGGCGTACATACATTCCTTTACCCATTGTCTGTTTTTTGCCTTCGTTGATTCGTGAGAACGATTTTACATGATGGCGAATCTCTATTTCAGGTCCGGCATTGAAGAAGAGTTTGCATTGCCCTATTCTTTGTTGCCATTCCAGCAATATGGGTATGCGGAAGAAGAAGTGGCGGAGGCGGCTTTGGCTGTAATGGGTATTTTCATTGCCGGCAGTGAGTATGCTGCTACCGTCTCCTTTCAGCAAGGCGTGGTTGCCGTCCACGCTGAAAGAACGGTAACCCCAATTTACTCCGGCATTGATGCCCCAATGCGGGTTCTTCTTGAACTTATGACTGGTGGCCAATATATTGAAACCGAACTCCCACGACTTCGACAAGTCGAGCATAATCTTATCGCTTGTATCGAAAGAAAAGAAGTCGCCTGACAACCAACTATAGCCTATAAATATACCGGAGCAATGCGGGTCATAGGAGTTATATCTCTTTTTTCTGGGGATGAAAGGCAGGGCATCCAGAAACGTACGCCTGTCTGCATCCGTTTTTTCAAGATACACACCTTCAAAAATCTGCACCTCTTTTTTTTCACCCTCCTCTAATTGTTCCTCATATACTTTGATGCGCATGTCTCCTTGCCCTTTCCGGATGATGATGGAGTCGCCTTTGGTTTCTACAACAGCTTTCTGTTCGGGGTTGTTGGGCTGTTGTGCCGCCATGCGGGCTGTCGGTGCAGCAAGCAGGCAGGTCAGAATCATAATCTTGGTTTTCATATATTTAATGTGTTTTGAGAATTGTCATTGTGGTTTATAGAGCATCTCCAGCATCTCTTTTTCGCCAAGGCTGCCTTCAATGTAGATAAGCGTTCCCATGGATGCTTTGCCTATTTTAAAAATGATGTAACGGTTCAGTATTTTTCCGTTTCGTTTCACCTCTTCCAGTTGGTAATAAGCGCTACGCAGAATTCCGTTTTCCATTACCTCCTGCGCTTTTTTTACATTGTTCTGCTTGTCGCGGGCGATGGCTTGTTGTATTACCTGCTGATAGGGAGTTATGTTTTTGAACACAAGACTTTTGTAGGTTGTCATTCGGTATGACTTCAGGATACCGCCATTCAGTTCCACTCTGGTGACGTCTGTTCGCTCGCCGTACTTGTCGAACAAGCCGGCTATTTGCAGCCCTTCTTGCGCTCGGACAATGACCGGCAGGAAAGTCAGCAGTGCAAAAAGGGAAATGCTTCGTAAATAAATCGGTATATTTGTTTTCATGACACGGTATATATTAATGCTGAAACAGCAGGCTGCTTAAATCATCATCGGTGAAACCTGCATTCTGCAAGGCCTCCAAAGCTTTCACTTCTATCAGTTTCTTGTCAGTATAGCATCGACCGTCGATGATGACATAATTCTTGGCAACCGATGGAAGCGATATTGTTTTAGCTATTCCTATGAACAGAAGTAATCCGGCGGCGATGCCGGTCAGTGTGTAGAGCGTGCGATGCAGGAGACGCGATTGGGGGGCATGCGTTGCTTCAAGGCTTCTGTTTTCCTTTTCGCTTACTTCCTTTTGGTCTTTCCGGCTTTCTGCTTCTTGGGCCAGATAGGCAAATAGGGGATGATATATTTGGAGATGTTCCGGAATGTCATCCTTCTTAAAAAAACGGCGGAGTTCACGTTCCTCTTCGCAGGAAGTTGTTCCTTCAAAGTATTTGTTCAACAGTTCGTCTATGTTCATGGCTCGTTTCTCCTTTTTCTTTCTTGTATGGTTTGTAGGTAGATGTCTCTGACTTTTTTTCTTGCTCTTGACAGATTGCTCCGGATAGCTTCCGCTCCGCATCCCGTAATTGCCGCTATCTCATCCGTTTCGTACTCCTCTATATCTTTCATTCGCATGATGGTGCGTTGCAGGTTGGGTAGCGAGTCGATGATTTTATGCATCAGTTGCATTTCATCTTTAATTTCCAATAATCGTTCCGGCGTGCCTGTTGGGGCTGTTGCCTGAACCGTGTCGAGAGATAACTTATCATCATGTCTGCTTCGCCACATGTCTATGCAGATGTTGTGCGTCAATGTCATGGCAAATGCTTCGATGCTTTGGTATTTCTCCAATTCAAGCCTTTTGTTCCAAAGCTTGAGTAAGGTTTCCTGAACGGCATCTTCTGCATCTTCCGGTCCATTGGTCAGCTTCCTTGCATAGTTCAATAGCTTGGCACGGAGTGGAAGAACGGTTATTTGAAATTGTTTAAGTTCCATTTACACTGATATGACGAATGAGAAATACAAACGTGACATCAAAAAAAGAAAAAAAAGGAGCCTCTGTTTCCCAACAGGCTCCTTTTTATCGTATTATGAGAATTGTGGCGGATTATTTTTTGAAATAACGGTTGTACAATCCTTCAAAACCTTTGCCGTGACGGGCTTCGTCTTTAGCCATTTCGTGAACCGTGTCGTGGATGGCATCCAGATTCAATGCTTTGGCACGGGTGGCAATGCGCTTCTTGTCTTCGCATGCGCCGCATTCGGCATTCATTCTCTTTTCAAGGTTGGTTTTGGTGTCCCATACACAGTCGCCCAGCAATTCGGCAAACTTGGAAGCATGCTCTGCTTCTTCCCAAGCGAAACGTTTGAAGGCTTCTGCTATTTCAGGGTAACCTTCACGGTCGGCCTGGCGGCTCATGGCCAGATACATGCCTACTTCCGTGCATTCGCCCATGAAGTGGTTGTTCAGGTCTTTAATCATTTCGTCGTCGCAACCTTTGGCCACACCTATTACGTGCTCGTCGGCAAACACCAACGGGCCGTCGGCTTTTGCTTCTTCAACTTCCACGAACTTGCTGGCAGGAGCTTTACACAAAGGACATTTCTCGGGAGCTGCGTCTCCCTCATGAACGTAACCGCAGACAGTACATCTAAATTTCTTCATTTTTCTCAGATTTTAATTAGTTGAATTAGTTATTGTTTGTTGTATCCGAACACGCCTGTTCGATACAGTGTTTACAGATTCCCTTATAATAGTAGTGCATTTCTTGTATGTCGTGTCCTTCCGTATCCGTTATTTCCGGTTGCCTGCACAATGCTTTGCTTTGCAGGTCGTATATTCTTCCGCAGCGTTTGCATAAGAAGTGGGCATGCGGTGAAGTGTCGGCGTCGTAACAGGTGTTCTTGTCATCAATCGTCAGTGTTTGGGCGGCGCCCTGTTCGCTCAACAGCTTCAATGTGTTGTACACGGTTGTTTTCGACAGGGTAGGGATGCCCGGGGCCAATGCTGTGTATATTTCATCTACCGTGGGGTGTGTGTGATGCTCCATCAGATAGTTCATGACGGCTATCCGTTGCAGGGAAGGTTTTATGCTGTGTTCTCGCAGTCGTTTGATGGCATCCATCTTGTTTCGTTCTCTAAACTTGTAATAGTTACATTTTTACTTCTCTTGCAAAGGTAGGAACTTCTTTGCAGTAACCAAAATATTTCGATATTTTTTTAGCGACCGCCTTGAATCCGGCGGGGGACTTCAGAGGTTTGTTTGCAAAAGGCTCTGCCACATGATAGACTGTTTGTAGATAATGATTTTTTATCAACGGAGATTCGGAACGTGAAACTCCCGATTGTTTTGGCTTAATTGAAGAAAATAGCGTACTTTTGCGTCGGTAATCTACATAGCAAGCATCTTTATGAATTACGGATATGTAAAAGTTGCAGCGGCTGTGCCCCGCGTTAAGGTGGCGGGCTGCCGGTTCAATGTCGAACAGATAAAGAAAGAAATCATCACGGCCCACCGGAAAGGGGTGCAAATCATGGTCTTTCCGGAGCTGTGCATCACCGGATATACATGCGGCGACCTTTTCGCGCAGCAACTTCTGCTCGAAGAGGCCGAAACAGGGCTGATGCAGATTCTCAATGACACATGCCGGCTGGATATCATCGCGATATTGGGGATGCCCGTAGCGTGCAATGGCGTGTTGCTCAATGTAGCGGTTGTCATTCAGAAAGGAAAGGTGCTGGGAGTTGTCCCCAAAACGTATCTTCCCAACTACAAGGAGTTCTATGAGAAGCGTTGGTTCACTTCGGCCGCCGAAATCTCTGACAAGAGTGTACGCCTCTGCGGGCAGATGCTTCCGATGGGGCAGAATCTGTTATTTGAAACGGCGGACGTCACGTTTGGAATTGAGATTTGCGAGGACCTGTGGGCACCCATTCCGCCCGGCTCCACATTGGCTTTGCAAGGGGCGGAACTGATATTCAATCTTTCGGCCGACACTGAAGCCATCGGTAAGCATGCCTATCTGCGTTCGCTTATCAGTCAGCAGTCTGCGCGCTGCATCTCCGGCTATGTATTCAGCTCGTGCGGTTTTGGCGAGTCTACCACGGATGTGGTGTTTGCAGGCAATGGGTTGATTTATGAGAATGGTAACTTATTAGCATCGGGCAAACGCTTCTCTTTCGAGGAGCAGATGGTGGTGAGTGAGATAGACGTGGATTATCTGCGTGCCGAGCGCAGAGTCAATACCACTTTTGCTGCCTGTCGTGCCCGTTGTGTTTCGGAACCTGCCGTCCGCATCTCTGCCGAAAAAGTGAATGGCAAGGCGCTGGACCTGACGCGTACCTACAATCCGCATCCGTTTGTTCCGCAGGGCATTGCCTTAGATGAGCGTTGCGAAGAGGTTTTCTCCATTCAGGTGTCCGGGCTGGCACGGCGTCTGGTGCATACCAATGCCAAGAGTGCTGTTGTAGGAATCTCCGGAGGATTGGACTCTACATTGGCTTTGCTGGTTTGCGTAAAGACATTTGATAAATTGGGATGGCCTCGCCAAGGCATTATCGGTGTGACCATGCCGGGATTTGGGACAACTAATCGTACGTATATCAATGCTCTCAACCTGATGAAGTCCCTCGGCGTGACAATACGTGAGGTCAGCATCAAGGAAGCCTGCATCCGGCACTTCAAAGACATCGGCCATGACATTGATGTGCACGATGTGGTATATGAAAATGCCCAGGCTCGCGAACGTACCCAGATTTTGATGGACATCGCCAATCAGACTTGGGGCATGGTGATAGGTACCGGCGACCTTTCGGAACTGGCTTTGGGGTGGGCCACCTATAACGGCGACCACATGTCCATGTACGGTGTGAATGCCGGCATTCCCAAAACATTGGTGAAACATTTGGTGAAGTGGGTGGCGGAACATGACATGGACGATGCCTCACGTGTCACGCTGCTCGATATCGTAGATACTCCCATCAGTCCGGAGCTTATTCCGGCAGATGAAAACGGCAACATCAGTCAGGTGACCGAAGATTTGGTAGGCCCCTACGAACTTCATGATTTCTTCCTATACTATTTCATGCGTTGCGGTTTCCCGCCTGCCAAGATTTTCTTCTTGGCTGCGCGTACTTTCAAGGGAGTATATGATGAGGAGACCATTCGGAAATGGTTGCAGACTTTCTACCGCCGTTTTTTCAATCAGCAATTCAAGCGTTCCTGTTTGCCCGATGGGCCGAAAGTGGGAAGTGTTTCTCTTAGTCCGCGCAGCGATTGGAGGATGCCGAGCGATGCGGAGGGGGAGATATGGGGAGAGGCAACCACGCATTCAAACTATCCAGCAGCACAGGCGACTGCTTGCTTACCCCCCATGAGTAGAACTGAGTGAAGCCGATGGCCGTATTGATATCTATCTGCGGCAGGCTGTCGGCAAGGGCGCGGGCGATATTCTCATCGCATACGGCGTAGTCGATGTCGCCATGCGCCACCAATGCCATGAGTTGCTCGGGACCATACTTCTCTATCTCTTTGATGTAAATCGTATCACCTATTTCATTTCCCAGATTCCGGATGCGGAGTATCGAAGGAGAGCCTTTCACAACGTGCAATGTCTTTTCCGCCAAGTCCAGCTGGCTCTTGATGAATCTTGATGAGTCGGCAGAATTAAGCGGTTTTCGTTGTACCAGCACCTGCCTGCTCAGCAGGATGGGCGTGGTGAGCAGCAAGGAGTCTTTTAGTTCGCCGGTCACGGGGATGCTATAGGCTATTACATCATACTCTCCGTTTGCCAGTCCTTCCAACCGTTTGTCGAAGCTCATTT
Protein-coding regions in this window:
- a CDS encoding glycoside hydrolase family 25 protein, with protein sequence MVTKTTSAKSRHKTAGARRRLSSRGKKRMQSHTMSAWLRNLLVVCIILAFSSGFYFFFIRPYAYRWKPCHGRKGYGVCMPCDYEVHGLDISHYQGKIDWEELVRNKEAEYPIHFIFLKATEGGDHGDDTFTQNFGQARKHGFIRGAYHYFIPKTDARKQADFFIRTVQLTKGDLPPVLDVETIDKKSPEELKGAVKIWLDRVEAHYGVKPILYTSYKFKERYLSDSIFNTYPYWIAHYYVDSVRYEGKWHFWQHTDVGTVPGIKEEVDLNVFNGTLEQLQALTLQE
- the prmA gene encoding 50S ribosomal protein L11 methyltransferase, which encodes MKYLEFTFQTTPCTEVVNDVLSAVLAEAGFESFVEQTDGINAYIQKDLYNESALEEALAEFPLPDVNIEYNYTEAEDRNWNEEWEKNFFQPIVIDNRCVIHSTFHKDIPQAEYDIVINPQMAFGTGHHETTSLIIGELLDSDLKEKSLLDMGCGTSILAILARMRGATPCTAIDIDEWCVRNSLENIELNGADNIDIFQGDASSLKDKGPFDIIIANINRNILLNDMKHYVSRLNQGGSLLMSGFYVNDIPAIQAEAESNGLHLMHHREKNQWAAIMFKLP
- a CDS encoding hemin receptor; amino-acid sequence: MEKKIGMMALTMLAAVSVRAQSAYDATNIASSDLNGTARFVGMGGAMGALGGDISTIGTNPAGIGLYRSNDAMFSLSFSSVGTESKIGGQTFNVDKNHWSFDNMGFVLSTKVGNQTALRYVNFAFNYKKQKSFFRTTDMAGQLKFSQIDLMTNQANRMYQYNSVDLLELKEKQKNPYDDNRVGWLGALAFDADLIATDDNPKAPFYNFGYEPYAKYRSRETGGVQRYDFNLALNVQDRVYLGFTVGANDVDYRKSYYYSEENKKIGDTYTLSSENGIEGIGWDATLGVIVRPFAESPLRLGVAIHTPTYYSLTYRTRAAIESNLWYKNDKTGEQFQKKKSFSTYYELNDKDMKREFDLSTPWRYNVSLGYTVGSSLALGAEYEYEDLSSMKFYYPEGDEMEFETEQVKLTDKGVHTFRVGAEYKVIPQFALRMGYTNSSAAYRADAVKVLSPNSINTDTDFSNAKSLSNYTLGIGYRGTSFYADLTYKYSTQKADLYPFAFSDDRPAVTKVTNTRSQVLFTLGMRF
- a CDS encoding outer membrane beta-barrel protein, encoding MKTKIMILTCLLAAPTARMAAQQPNNPEQKAVVETKGDSIIIRKGQGDMRIKVYEEQLEEGEKKEVQIFEGVYLEKTDADRRTFLDALPFIPRKKRYNSYDPHCSGIFIGYSWLSGDFFSFDTSDKIMLDLSKSWEFGFNILATSHKFKKNPHWGINAGVNWGYRSFSVDGNHALLKGDGSSILTAGNENTHYSQSRLRHFFFRIPILLEWQQRIGQCKLFFNAGPEIEIRHHVKSFSRINEGKKQTMGKGMYVRPVGIGLLAQAGYANIGFYLRYSAQGLFQKGKGPEVSPYSLGVAWYW
- a CDS encoding RNA polymerase sigma factor, whose protein sequence is MELKQFQITVLPLRAKLLNYARKLTNGPEDAEDAVQETLLKLWNKRLELEKYQSIEAFAMTLTHNICIDMWRSRHDDKLSLDTVQATAPTGTPERLLEIKDEMQLMHKIIDSLPNLQRTIMRMKDIEEYETDEIAAITGCGAEAIRSNLSRARKKVRDIYLQTIQERKRRNEP
- a CDS encoding NADH peroxidase, whose translation is MKKFRCTVCGYVHEGDAAPEKCPLCKAPASKFVEVEEAKADGPLVFADEHVIGVAKGCDDEMIKDLNNHFMGECTEVGMYLAMSRQADREGYPEIAEAFKRFAWEEAEHASKFAELLGDCVWDTKTNLEKRMNAECGACEDKKRIATRAKALNLDAIHDTVHEMAKDEARHGKGFEGLYNRYFKK
- a CDS encoding Fur family transcriptional regulator — its product is MDAIKRLREHSIKPSLQRIAVMNYLMEHHTHPTVDEIYTALAPGIPTLSKTTVYNTLKLLSEQGAAQTLTIDDKNTCYDADTSPHAHFLCKRCGRIYDLQSKALCRQPEITDTEGHDIQEMHYYYKGICKHCIEQACSDTTNNN
- a CDS encoding NAD(+) synthase; this encodes MNYGYVKVAAAVPRVKVAGCRFNVEQIKKEIITAHRKGVQIMVFPELCITGYTCGDLFAQQLLLEEAETGLMQILNDTCRLDIIAILGMPVACNGVLLNVAVVIQKGKVLGVVPKTYLPNYKEFYEKRWFTSAAEISDKSVRLCGQMLPMGQNLLFETADVTFGIEICEDLWAPIPPGSTLALQGAELIFNLSADTEAIGKHAYLRSLISQQSARCISGYVFSSCGFGESTTDVVFAGNGLIYENGNLLASGKRFSFEEQMVVSEIDVDYLRAERRVNTTFAACRARCVSEPAVRISAEKVNGKALDLTRTYNPHPFVPQGIALDERCEEVFSIQVSGLARRLVHTNAKSAVVGISGGLDSTLALLVCVKTFDKLGWPRQGIIGVTMPGFGTTNRTYINALNLMKSLGVTIREVSIKEACIRHFKDIGHDIDVHDVVYENAQARERTQILMDIANQTWGMVIGTGDLSELALGWATYNGDHMSMYGVNAGIPKTLVKHLVKWVAEHDMDDASRVTLLDIVDTPISPELIPADENGNISQVTEDLVGPYELHDFFLYYFMRCGFPPAKIFFLAARTFKGVYDEETIRKWLQTFYRRFFNQQFKRSCLPDGPKVGSVSLSPRSDWRMPSDAEGEIWGEATTHSNYPAAQATACLPPMSRTE